aaacaaaatGGGAAGTATTATATTCTAAACGAaggatttataaaaatattagaaTGTATGATTAAGCTAGGAGGATCTCAGGTTGTGATTATGTTTTGAGGTGTAAGCTAAATTAGGAACTATTGTTaggtaaaaaaattaaatgattaaaaaaatgataaaatgagaTTGAAATTTTATCAAGACTCAAAAATATAAATCCAACACAGCAACCAAAACAAAACACATTCATTGAAGCAAATTATCAAACACTTGGGCTACGGGTCCAACATCAattgcttccaccatttactagtTTTTTAGATATtgctcctcttcttgttaatccaatcaagacattaataagatgaaatatgcaaATCTAAGCTCAAGTAAACTTTCCAAGTCCCAATAGAACAAAATAAATACTCGCACTAAATATCAACCAAAACTCATATAGCACCTAGTTAACGAAACTCCTTGATTACTTCAAGGTTCTGCTGTGCTTAGTGTcaacaacaaaataagaaataagaacaAGAGATTTATCAAACTATCCTATGCAATTATTAGTTTTAGCCAAGTAAAAGCATGAAATCAACATCACAAAAAAGCAACAGAAATTGAACTGCAACTCAAGCTGTAAAGCTTAaccaaacatattttaaatttgaattttctagAACAAATTAACCCAGAAAAAATTCATTACAGCaataaaaaaagaaggaagacAAGGGAAGAAAGGAAGAAGGTCTTGCAGCACTCCCCTAATTTTTAGCACTGCCTGCTATTAGCAGATAATATATCCTGTAGCCTTCATCACATAATGATGCATTTACCAGAAACAATATTCAGCAGAGCAGTAGAGATATTCAGCAGAGCACCATAGTAGTAGCTTCCACCTCTTCATCACACAATGCTACAACAACTTTTTAGTTATCAGCAAAACCAATTACCAGTTACCTGCAACAGCCTGCAAGAGCATTTTTTCAATTAGCAAAACAGAGTCCCCGCATTCAACCTGCTACATATATATTcagttgaaaattttttattatgttAACATTTTATTCTTTCAGTTAAACATTTTGTTATTATCATGTGTATATAAACATCTTTTGTAATACTTTTCGAGATATAGAATTTGAAATTCATTTACACTTTCAATATGGTATCTGAGCAAATCTGAAGTTCTTCTGCATTTTATTCCTGAAGCTTTCTTGAAATTCTCATGGCTTCTACCAATTCTTCTTCATCCAATACTTCCTCGAATTCATCAACTGTAGATGATTTCCTCAATCCTTATTTTCTGCATCATGGAGATAGTCCTGGTGTTGCTCTCGTTACAACATCGCTCACTGAAACAAACTACCATACATGGAGTCATTCCATGATTACATCTCTTCATGCTAAAAATAAACTCCCATTCATTGATGGCTCTCTTCCACAACCTACCATTAATGATCCTCTTCATTTTGCATGGGGGCGCTGCAATTCAATGGTTGTTGCTTGGATTACAAATTCGTTATCAAAAGACATTGCATCTATTGTTTTATTTTCTGATAATGCAAGAAACATATGGCTAGATCTGCAACAAAGGTTTTCCAAGAGCAGTGCACCACGAGTTTTTCAGGTAAAGAAATCAATCTCAGATCTTTCTCAAGGTCAATTGTCTATCACTTAGTATTACACTTAGCTGAAGACTCTATGGGATGAACTCCAGACTTATCTCCCTGCTCCTTGTTGTTCCTGTTCACCATCTTGTTCTTGTGGAGCACTTCAGAAAGTATTTGAACGTGAGCAATTTGATTATACTATACAATTTCTTATGGGATTAAATGATTCTTTCTCAGGTATACGAGGTCATTTGTTAATGATGGATCCTCTTCCAACAATTAACAAAGCATTCTCATTACTACTTCAAGACGAAGGCCAGCGACAGCTTACTTCAATTTCAGCTCCGATCTTTGATTCAGCTGCTATGGCTACAATTAAACCTTCATTCAATGCTGCAAAAtctttcaagaaagacaagatTATGTTCTCATTGTGGAATTTCAGGTCATACTATTGCAAAATGCTACTGTCTTCATGGTTTTCCACCTGATTTTAAATTCACCAAgtcaaagaaagaaaatttttctGCAAATCAGGTTATCTCGGACAATCCTTCTTTACCATTTACCCAAGAATAGTGTACTCAATTTTTGGCTCTTCTTCAGCCTTCACCTCCATCATGTTCAGGTTTAGCAGCCTCCACTATTCCCAATGGTAGCTCCTCCTTAACCTCAATGCATATGACAGGTATGTCTTCATCAGCTTCATCTTCCATTTTTGCTTCTAATTGTTTTTCTTCCTTGTCTTCTTCTACTCCTTGGATCATAGACACGGGTGCAACTGATCATATGGTTAGTAGCGTCAATTTTTTAACTTCCATTACATCTTCTGTAAAAGCCTCTGTAAATTTGCCAAACGAAAATTCAGTTTCTGTTACTCACATTGGTActatttttctctcttcttctttaaTCTTACATGATGTTCTCTGTGTTCCCTCTTTCAAATTCAATCTTATTTATGCTAGTAAACTATCATCTTCACTAGCATGTTGTCTGatttttttcttcatctttttgtTTCATCCAGGACCTGCGGCTGTGGAAGACGATTGGATTGGGCAGATTATCTAATGGCCTTTATCATCTgctttctttttcaaataataattGTTCTTCTGCAAATACTATCAATAACAACTTTTCTTCAAACAATACACATAAGTCATTTGATATTTGGCATCAAAGACTAGGCCATCTTTCTTCTGAACGATTGTATCTGTTACGTCATCATATTTAATTTTCTACTTCAAACAAACATACATGTAATGTTTGTCCACTTGCAAAACAACATAGACTTCCATTTCATCATAGTAAATCTGTATccacttttattttcaattaattcATGCAGACATTTGGTGTCCATTTGCAACTCCTTCATTATAAggttttcattattttttgtccattgttgatgattattccaGATGCACATGGATTTTTCTTATGAAATCAAAATCTGAGACTCGTATGTTACTTCAATCTTTTTTTGCCTTAGTTCACAATCAATTTCAGTCAActgttaaaataataagaactGATAATGGTTCAGAATTTAATATGACTGAATTTTATCACTCAAATGGGATTATCCATCAAAAGTCCTACATCAATACTCCTAAAAAAAATTCTGTAGTGGAACGAAAACATCAACATTTGCTTAACGTTGCAAGATCAATTCGTTTCCAAGCTCATCTTCCATTAGCCTTCTGGTCTAATTGTATTTTAGCAGCAGCATATATCATCAATCGTACACCAACTCCTCTATTAtcaaataaaactccttatgaactttTATTTGGTAAATCTCCGGATTATTCTCACATGAGAGTTATTGGTGCACTCTGTTTTGCTTCCACTCTTCCTTTTAATCGTCATAAATTTGATGCTCGTTCTCGTCGTTGCATCTTTCTTGGTTATCCATTTGGCATCAAAGGCTACAAACTGTTTGATTTACAATCTTATCAAACATTTGTTTCTCttgatgttatttttcatgaaaatgaaTTTCCTTTTGCTTCCTTACCTTCAGATTTTCTTATGTCACCATCAATTTCTGATATTGCTCTGCCTACTCCTCAAGCAGACTGTTCTCCTGATTTTTCACCAAACACTCCATCTGCATCAAGCAGTATGCCATCTTCTTCATCTCAATCATCTGATTCTAATTCTCTTCCTCTTCGAAGAACAACACGTCCTAACCATCCACCTTCTTATCTTCGTGATTACCACTGTTCTCTGGCCAATAATTTTACATCAGTCCCTTCTTCTCTTCACAGTTCAGACCTACCATCTTCAGGTAATCAGTATCCTCTATCTTCGGTTTTGTCATATTGTAGTCTCTCTTCAGCCTATCATTCTTTTATATTGAATGTTTCTAGCCATACTGAACCACAATATTATCATCAAGCTGTTAAAATTGCTGAATGGCGCAATGCCATGGATAAGGAAATACGTGCACTTGAGGAAAACCAGACTTGGTCTCTTGCTAAATTACCTCATGGCTACAAAACCATTGGATGCAAGTGTGTCTATCGCATTAAGTATAATTCAAATGGATCCATTAAATGATATAAGGCCCGATTAGTAGCCAAAGGCTACACTCAacaggaaggcattgattatttTGACACATTCTCTCTAGTAGCCAAAATGGTTTCTATACAATGTGTATTAGCTGTTTCTGCAATTAATAACTGGTTTATTCATCAACTTGATGTTAACaatgctttcttacatggtgatttatCAGAAGAGGTCTATATGAAACTTCCTCCAGGTTATGGACCAAAGGACAAAACTGATTTGGTTTGCAGACTTCATAAGAGTCTTTATGGGTTGAAGTAGGCTTCCAGACAATGGTTCTCTAAGCTTGTCACCACATTACTTACTTATGGATTTTCTCAATCCAAATCTGATTCCTGTCTTTTTACTAAGACTTCTTCTTAGGATTTTACTGCACTTCTagtgtatgtcgatgatattatAATTGCCAGCTCCAACATTGCTTCTATCACTACCATCAAACATTTTCTTCATTCTAACTTTTCAAACCAAGGATCTTGGTTGCTTATGGTATTTCTTGGGGCTTGAAGTTGCTCGATCTTCCAACAGTATATTTCTTTGTCAACGTAAGTATACGTTGGATAGTTTGTAAGATACAGGTTTTCTTGGTTCTAAAATTGTTGCTTTCCCCATGACTCAATATCTTAAACTTTCTTGATTTGAGGGTGATTTGCTTTCGGATCCTTTACAATATCGCCGTCTTATTGGAAGATTATTATATCTCACAATTATAAGACCAGATATTGCTTTCTTTGTTCAGACTCTTGCTCAATTCATGGATACCCCACGGTTACCTCATCTTTATGCTGCTCATCATGTGCTTCGTTATCTTAAATCTTCTCCTGGTCGAGGAATATTTTTTCCTACTCATTCATCTCTTAAACTTACTGGTTTTACTAATTCAGACTGGGCTAGTTGTCCTGATTCTCGTCGATCAGTTACTGGattctgtatttttcttggtaATTCTCTTATCTCGTGGCGATCTAAGAAACAAACCACTATCTCTCGGCCTTCTGCTGAAGCTGAATACTGAGCTATGGCAACCACTGCTTGTGAATTAACATGACTTGTCGCCTTACTCAAAGATCTTGGTGTTTCAATTTCTTTGCCTACTTCTTTGTtctgtgataatcaagttgcaaTGCACATTGCCTCTAATCCTGTTTTTCATGAGCGAACAAAGCATATAGATATTGATTGTCATTTAGTTCGTGATAAAGTTCAAGCTGgatttcttcatcttcttcacaTTGCAACACATCATCAGTTAGCTgatattttacaaaagcattGGGTTCTGATGCATTTCATCATCTCTTGTGCAAGATGGGTATGTTGAATATCCATTCCCCATCTCCATCTTGAGGAGGCATATTAGCAGATAATATATCGCGCAGCCTTCATCACACAATGCTGCATTTACCAGTAACAATATTCAGCAGAGCAGTAGCTTCCACCTCTTCATCACACAATGCTGCAACAACTTTTCAGTTATCAGCAAAACTAATTACCAGTTACCTGCAACAGCTTGCAAGAGCATTTTTTCAGTTAGCAAAACAGAGTTCCCACATTCAACCTGCTACATATATATTCAGTTAAAGATTTGTTATTATGTTAACATTTTATTCTTTcagttaaatattttattattatcatgtgtatATAAACATCTTTAGTAATACTTTTGGAGATATAGAATTTGAAATTCATTTACACTTTCAATACCTGCGCACCACCGTTCCTCACGCACAGCCTTCCGCCCGCACATCTCAGCGCAGCCTCGCCCTAGACCTCTCTGCTGTGCTGTGGTCTCCCCCTGCTGTGTTGGCAGACTGCCCCTACGGTGTTGGCCGAATATCCCCTACCGTGTTGGCCGATTATCCCCTACCGTGTTGCTGCTCTCGGCGCCCAGCTCTGATTCCACAGCATGTGTGTCCCATTCATTTTTATTCTGTTAAAACCCTTTTGATTCCTAGCTTCCTCCTTGACCGAGCGTTCTTGCCGTGTTTTTGTTTTGGGCCCAGCAAAATCCCTTTATAATTCCCTCCACTCAGTATATATCCCCGCTGCTCCTCCCATTGGCCGAACTCCCTTCGATTTTAATTCTGTTTTGGGCCCAGCACTACCTCACGCACATCCCCTAATTTTTCAGCCTTTACTCACGTGCCCCTTGATTAAGTAAAGGGCATACAACACTCCTATCGGTCCCAGCTGATTTGTCTATTATTCCTCTATTGGTTTTGCATTTGGGCTTCCGCTGTGGACATGGGGTTCATTGTGataatttcttttctttaaaaTATGACCAATCCTAAAACATCATAAGCGGCATTACTCCATCTGAATTTAATTAGGGGTAAAAGATAAATCATTTCACATGTCGCAAACAGTTAATCGTATTGTCCAATTAATACCCTTCAATTAACAAATAAAGTATACTTAACCCACTATATTGAGAGTATTAAAAACAACATATTTATCCATTTATCATACCTCTAACTGACTTTTTGTTTGTCACTAACAAATAAAGTGAATGAACTCATACAAAGGGAAAGTTTCCAACTACAATTCCAGTAGATCCGAAAAATCACATGTCAAGAAATAATTTGTTGAGTTTAAGAACACTGGAGATAGATTAATCAGAAATTTAGTATCAACTAAGAGATTTATATACTATTTAGTTAATCAACCAAGTGAATTAAATGTAACAAAGTTCGCCTTTCTTCAAGTGCATGGCAATAAGGTTAGAATCTCAAGATTGACTACCAAGAGACATTAACAGTTTCAATCACAGCAACTAATTTGAGATAATCacatggtcttactctaattaAAAAACATTGTAGTGGCACCTTTCATGTTATTACACTTTAGAAGACACTTAATTTCTTATTTAGTAAGGACCCCGATAATAGGTAGCATTTTTCAATACACAAATGTAAACCATGTATGAAAACTTTCTTATTTtacttcttttctttctttttatctctatttttgtttttgtttttttcttcatTTAATCCCTCACTTGCCCCTTTTCTCATTTTAATTTACTTCAAATATCTtcctaagccattaggatatggtccATTAGAGTCCCAAATAATTGAAGTATAAATCAGCAATGAATGACCCAATACAGTCTTTCTAAGGATTCTAGGCATGTGTTATGTGTGTTTTAGTAAAACTTCTAACATATTTCCCTTGATTTAACAACTAAATAAAATGGATAAGTTTCCCCTTTGACATAAACTCTGATTTGCACTACATTCTCCATGTTTCATGACCTCAACAAATCATTTTCCAGTATGTAAA
The sequence above is a segment of the Malania oleifera isolate guangnan ecotype guangnan chromosome 8, ASM2987363v1, whole genome shotgun sequence genome. Coding sequences within it:
- the LOC131162654 gene encoding uncharacterized protein LOC131162654 is translated as MASTNSSSSNTSSNSSTVDDFLNPYFLHHGDSPGVALVTTSLTETNYHTWSHSMITSLHAKNKLPFIDGSLPQPTINDPLHFAWGRCNSMVVAWITNSLSKDIASIVLFSDNARNIWLDLQQRFSKSSAPRVFQKVFEREQFDYTIQFLMGLNDSFSGIRGHLLMMDPLPTINKAFSLLLQDEGQRQLTSISAPIFDSAAMATIKPSFNAAKSFKKDKIMFSLWNFRSYYCKMLLSSWFST